A genomic region of Melanotaenia boesemani isolate fMelBoe1 chromosome 21, fMelBoe1.pri, whole genome shotgun sequence contains the following coding sequences:
- the trub1 gene encoding probable tRNA pseudouridine synthase 1 isoform X2, whose product MDAGVVGVGNGTKMLSTMLTGSKVRSRWLGASCLFLCCQELVCFLSYKVWSHYVSNLLLLDGNIRATARCLGALSSTVSLVCPAVERLLLIRTPPSRSTFRGGGGGELRCDEKYVAVAELGKATDTLDATGSVILEKDFEHITRGDMEDKLKSFTGDIMQVPPLYSALKTQGQRLSVLLKQGHTVEAKPARPVTVYSLTLQDFKPPLFTLDIECGGGFYVRSLVDDLGKALLSCAHVKELIRTKQGPFILQEHVLHQHQWTLEHVLRSLHPCSDRGPPDHQRPTPEEHRDPEREGGAGLTG is encoded by the exons ATGGATGCCGGAG TCGTAGGTGTTGGAAACGGGACGAAGATGCTCAGCACCATGTTGACCGGATCAAAGGTGAGAAGCCGATGGCTTGGAGCGTCCTGCTTGTTCCTCTGCTGTCAGGAACTCGTTTGTTTCCTTTCATATAAGGTCTGGTCTCATTACGTCTCAAACCTCCTCCTTTTGGACGGAAACATCAGGGCCACTGCTAGATGTCTGGGGGCCCTAAGCTCAACTGTTTCTCTAGTTTGTCCAGCTGTTGAGAGGCTGCTGCTTATCAGGACGCCTCCATCACGCTCCACCtttagaggaggagggggaggagagcTGCGATGTGATGAA AAATATGTAGCTGTAGCAGAGCTGGGAAAAGCAACGGACACTCTGGATGCCACCGGCAGTGTGATTCTGGAGAAAGATTTTG AACACATCACCAGAGGCGACATGGAGGACAAGCTCAAGTCTTTCACCGGCGACATCATGCAGGTTCCTCCGCT GTACTCTGCTCTGAAGACTCAGGGCCAGCGTCTGTCCGTCCTGCTGAAACAAGGTCACACGGTTGAAGCCAAACCTGCTCGTCCGGTCACGGTGTACAGTCTGACCCTGCAGGACTTCAAGCCTCCTCTCTTCACCCTGG ATATCGAGTGTGGTGGTGGATTTTATGTCCGAAGCTTGGTGGACGACCTGGGAAAAG CGCTGTTGTCATGCGCTCACGTGAAGGAGCTGATCCGGACCAAACAAGGTCCGTTCATCCTGCAGGAGCACGTTTTACACCAGCATCAGTGGACGCTGGAGCACGTCCTTCGCTCGCTGCATCCCTGCTCTGACCGAGGCCCTCCAGACCACCAGAGGCCCACACCCGAGGAGCACCGGGATCCAGAGCGGGAGGGAGGAGCTGGGCTGACTGGCTGA